One stretch of Candidatus Eisenbacteria bacterium DNA includes these proteins:
- a CDS encoding POTRA domain-containing protein, which yields MKLGFFALIFVVIGMPGVSYAQDIALRGGSAFPKDEILRVLALNPTGPYSEAELDSGRERLVQFCKRKGYWDANAVIFLEGENFLLRIDEGEPVRFEKVSFLGEMEVREKELADSFPLRKGDVLDADKVESALRETVSFLNERGFLNATVRPSDFIVNGKKVQFTVGVKEGSVFHVGEVTFSAKASPRTSFLRREFGVKHGAIFSYSKLRQAEEKFSRNELYVQSGPSVVNLSKNGPYADIFVPVAEKPAGAFSGGIAFRRASERPSGYLNLFLGNIAGTGRKLRAGWKGNSYSGNELSLSYVEPWLLGFPFSGKLGLTERAIGQEFSRITFSLGVETAFSYRTKCAVSVEKEKTVLGELTGRKNEAISVISEAAVDRRDSPLSPRSGFLAAFHLSSSEKRELGLVRPSPDTWQMRAVDTNLEYNVRLGMKPTLCSRVRYLGVSSNGSLLAYDLPSVGGAKSLRGYREDQFRVRQGLVASLELRFFSGKDGNRTFVFVDSGLLERGSDDRVLREVGYGAGIRANSGLGAIGLDLGFENGRPISEAKIHFTVQETF from the coding sequence GTGAAACTGGGATTTTTTGCATTGATATTCGTTGTCATCGGAATGCCGGGAGTTTCCTATGCCCAGGACATTGCCCTGAGGGGCGGGAGCGCGTTTCCGAAAGATGAGATACTCAGAGTCCTTGCCCTGAATCCGACCGGCCCTTACTCAGAAGCGGAACTCGATTCGGGAAGGGAACGGCTCGTTCAATTCTGCAAGCGGAAAGGATATTGGGATGCGAATGCAGTGATCTTTCTGGAAGGCGAGAACTTCCTCTTGAGGATCGATGAGGGCGAGCCGGTCAGGTTCGAGAAAGTATCCTTTCTTGGAGAGATGGAGGTGCGTGAAAAGGAGCTGGCGGACTCCTTTCCGCTGAGGAAAGGTGATGTTCTTGACGCGGACAAGGTCGAGAGCGCCCTGAGAGAAACAGTATCGTTCCTCAATGAGAGAGGCTTCCTGAATGCGACAGTCAGGCCTTCCGATTTCATAGTTAATGGAAAGAAGGTTCAGTTCACGGTTGGAGTGAAAGAGGGATCCGTTTTTCACGTCGGAGAGGTGACGTTTTCGGCCAAGGCGTCTCCCAGGACTTCGTTCCTGCGCAGGGAATTTGGAGTGAAGCATGGCGCCATATTCTCCTACTCAAAACTCAGGCAGGCGGAAGAGAAGTTTTCCAGGAACGAACTCTACGTTCAGAGCGGTCCGTCAGTGGTGAACCTTTCGAAAAACGGACCTTATGCTGATATATTCGTTCCGGTTGCCGAGAAGCCGGCAGGGGCCTTTTCAGGCGGCATTGCCTTCAGGAGGGCGAGTGAGCGGCCCAGCGGCTACCTGAATCTCTTCCTTGGAAACATAGCCGGAACCGGGAGGAAGCTCAGGGCTGGCTGGAAAGGGAACAGTTACAGCGGCAATGAGCTTTCACTTAGCTATGTCGAACCCTGGCTTTTGGGTTTTCCCTTCTCGGGAAAGCTGGGTCTGACCGAACGCGCTATCGGCCAGGAATTTTCCAGGATCACCTTCTCTCTTGGTGTTGAGACCGCGTTTTCATACCGCACGAAATGCGCCGTTTCGGTCGAGAAAGAGAAGACGGTTCTGGGCGAATTGACCGGAAGGAAAAATGAGGCAATCTCCGTGATTTCTGAAGCAGCGGTGGATAGAAGGGATTCTCCTCTTTCGCCCCGCTCCGGATTTCTGGCGGCTTTCCATTTGTCCTCAAGCGAGAAGAGGGAGCTGGGACTGGTAAGACCATCCCCGGACACGTGGCAGATGAGAGCAGTGGATACGAACTTAGAGTACAACGTCAGACTTGGAATGAAACCCACTCTCTGTTCACGAGTTAGATATCTTGGGGTATCTTCAAACGGCTCGCTCCTGGCGTATGACCTTCCCTCCGTTGGCGGTGCGAAGAGTCTTAGGGGTTACAGGGAAGACCAGTTCAGGGTCAGGCAGGGGCTTGTGGCGTCTCTCGAACTGCGGTTTTTCAGCGGGAAAGATGGGAACCGGACCTTCGTATTCGTCGATTCGGGACTTCTGGAACGAGGTTCGGACGACAGAGTGCTTCGCGAGGTCGGCTACGGAGCCGGAATAAGGGCAAACTCGGGACTGGGCGCCATCGGACTTGATCTCGGATTCGAGAACGGGAGGCCCATCTCAGAGGCAAAGATTCATTTCACCGTTCAGGAGACTTTCTGA